A stretch of DNA from Danaus plexippus chromosome 31, MEX_DaPlex, whole genome shotgun sequence:
ttctttaaaataaagggTGATTTACGTTTTAAAATCAGATCCATTGATCGTCACTCAATCTTGATTTCATGACCTACggtttgtttaaaacaattacaattgttgaaaaacattgaaaatttcGCGCCAATTTTGACAGCGCGCTAACGAACTGTCACGTAGGTATTAGTTATTGGTATTAGTCAGTCTGCTACTTAgcacaataaatacattacgaatttaatatgtttcattaaatGGTAAACGGACAACTGCATACAAAGTTATGCCAATGTacgtgtaattaataattttatttaaccaaatatattaattcatctCACGACCATTATTAACAAAAGtacatatttaagaataaatctacattctgaaatataaacataaaattaagtagAATCATATAATAGTTAGAGAAACTGAAacgacaaaatataaaaaaaataatactgcaAACCTCTTTGGTTTGGCTGCAATCGGTTTAAGAAAAtacgataaatttattatgtataatataattcgcTCGTAAAATTCCAATAATGTCGTAAAAGTACCACAATGTTTTTCCATGTATTGTTGTTAACaggtaaagaaaattttagaatattatgttttatcaataattcacTGCATATGATTTAAGTTACAATTCTTGTTATTAAAGGCTCTCCATTATATGTTTTCGGATTTGGGATACAGTTAGAAGGTCTCATAGATTTGGGTCCGAAAtggaattacaaatataaactcTATCCTATAGGAACTAAAGAATTTGATGACataaagaaaacttatttGGAGGGCAGAAAAGACAATGATGACAAAAGTATAAGTACGGAAAATGAAAAACGCGTCAATGTAATGCTGAGCGACCTCAAATTAGATAAAAGGGGATTGGAGATTGAAATGGAACCGGATATTAGGACACCAGGTTTAGTGACGAAATATGACAGAAGCCAAACAAAACAACTGAATGTTGACGAAAATATACACCAAAAACATGATAATGGTACCGAAATTGATACATTTAAAGAAAAGTTACAAGACTTTCTAAAGCACATCATAGAAAAAGCTGTGAAAGTATGGGACGACATCGTCAGGATCGTAGACGACGAGAAACTCCAGCGAAAGGTCAGAGAAATGAAGAAGAGTTACATCCAACAATTCGGAGGATTCGTGAAACAATCAGAGAATCACAAGCTGAAGACGAAACTGAGCTCGCAGAAATTCATTCTGAACACGATAGACACATCCAACCGAATCATGCAGCGGCTGGTCAACTACTTGGCGACAGACAACAATCTCGCCAAGACACTGAACATTTTCCAACTGGAGATAGATAGGGAGAAACAGCTGGAGTATCTGTTCGCTTGCAAGAAGTTCGGCGTGTGTCGCAACAGGAAGGAGTTCAGCGATCTACTGATTCAGATCCTTGATATAATACTGCAGGccgataattttaaactgcAACAAGCAGCGAACGCTCTCACCGAGTCTGTCAAATCGGCTGATTTCACTCCAACCATAGATGACTACACTCAGAAAGAATTACGTAAATTGATTCAACGCATCGAGCTGTGGGGTCCATTCGAACTGAGGGCGATGTTTTTCGtattgaaaaatgtattgGAGCACAAAAACGAGCCCTTCATAGTATTTCACAATAAAGACTTACagatcataaataaaactacagcGTTCCAGGAAATTATCGAcacgttaaataaaaacgtactATTATCTGATAATGCGGCGCAATTTGATGAAGTCACAGTTAAGTTAACAAAATGGAGAGAAGGATCTGGAAGCGAGGTTCAGTGTGCCTTCGAGTCTCTGGTGAAAATGATCAAAAATGGTTTAGAAAAACTTGATTCGAAAACAGCTGAAGACGTtgacaaaaactttaaacttcTTTTAAAGCCTCTCAGAATATAATTGCCTACATTCTTAGTCtaagcaaaatattaataaaacaataaaatatttagctgACACAATATTTGCTTcattaaacatctaaaaaaGTGACAATTTTGTATgagatatataaatgtgtagcaaaaagtaataaaaatttcaataattcaaattatgttGTATATCGCAGTTAGAAGTCGCTTACTGTGGTTAGTAAACATATATGTTAACaaagaatagaaaataaaatattttaaaaaaaaggacgTTGCATATAAttaagtgttataaaaaaaaattattacataatatataatatgaaacctcattaaaaaaaaaagttttgtaacTTATCactattttgatgaaaatattatttataatctgtgctttttaaatattttgatcgaacgatataaatattgtatctgTGCCACTGCTATCAACTATgcaaaattttgtgttttcaGCTAGGAGAGTGCAGACTAAGTCTTTATAATTgtgattaaattgttttgtaagtttttaacttttctttCGGACATCTTAGAAGGGGTCCATGCTTTAAGTAagtgttgtaaatttttattacacttcAATAGTATATTTCTCAGCTCCGCGGAGGTATTAACCTAtactgttaaatttttaaccgccgctttacttattatttttacaaaagtatCTTTAAAGTCTGTAAAatcatcatattattaaaaaaaaattgttttgcttgtttctgtttcatatatattactaccgtaattatttttttgacaaatattgtgaaaaattGAAGTAATCCTGGTTACAACGTAGTTGTTTCGTGTCTCTAATTTCTAAGTATCTTCATGAAGACGTTATTGAATAGGgactaaaaagtttaaatatcattagttCAAATCACAGAATATATCTGTACATTTTCAATACGATCTATTTTGTTGTAACTTAGCATCCTTGAAAAcaatttcgtattttttatatgtcctGTAAATAATCCTGTGTTGTAACTCGACTATAGCTATTGTAATTGGAGGTATGAATGCCAAGGATATGTCATAGTATACGAAGGACCTGCTGTGTGTATACAGTTAGTTTTTCATGAGAGGTCCCAAcgaacatatattataacacataaaaatgtatttttttattttataaaaattattctgcTATATCATTTTACAACAACCATCAACTTGTTACTTTGCATATTACCAgaacattgtatatttaagtCTTAAGATAAATCTTGTATACCCTTACATGTAACTTCATGTATGACAAtgcgtatttaaaattttcctgatattttgaaaataacacaaaattgaaatttatctgtgtgtgtgttcaaaaaattaaagcgCCTACAAACATATCAATATAAGGCTTTGTCCGTGGCCTGACCTGTGTTGTAGATAGGTAGTATTTTTGGTGGTTGACTGATCGAAGGTCAAAAGCTACTAAAGTGTCGGAAgtgatatttttgaatattgcaATGACATTTTAAGTTGTTTTTCTACTTCAcacataaaattgtatattttgtatgtaaatattattcttggtTACTTTATGATTAGTTCTGAACTGCATTATACGAGGAGATGAAGATGTATGtcagtacatatatatacgtgtTTCAGATCTGACATGAATATCTGATACTGTAGCTAATCAAGGGTGAACCGAGAACAGACATCATGTTTCAAAAACAGACCTTCGGAGCCGCCAACACCGGCTTTGGTGAGTAACAATTGATCGGccacaatatacatatatgtgagTGAAATAGAGGGTGTATTGTGTCCTTGCAAAGCTATCATTGGTGCTGGTCATATAACTGCGGACCGTATCTTGTGTGAAATACTCAGTTTTCGAGATGGGATCGCATGCACGCACATGCAACCCAAACAAAACacgacttttatataaaacgtgtCAGCTAAACCGTTTCTAACAAGAACAGCTGTAACGATCTGGCTGAAAATTAACTGGGAGAGCAGTTTCCAATCAGGAGACAGACAGGGCGCTCCTCATCTTGTTTcactgaaaattaatttctaaaagtCATAATTGATCAATCACTGCCTCCGAGACTGTGCGGAGGCGCCCGGACAGGGCCAATCCTGAACGTGACGCGGACGAAGTAGCTTTGGTGAGCTAGTATAAAGTACAGCCTGGATCTTTGTCCCGCCGTGTGATATACTGTTTAAAGTAGGGTGCGGCTACACAGAGCTATTTAAGTGatattacaataatgaaaAAGCAGCTAgagaaagttatcataatttatttattacccgACGTTCGATGtctgtgtgtctgtctgtgGCGGCGCAGCTCTCGAACGGATGGAGCGATTTCGATATGATTTTTGTCATTCGATAGCCAGTTGCTATGAAGTGGTTCTCAGCCGTGTATAGTTAATATCGGTCCAGTCAGGGTATCCGCTCGTTGAACAATGATGCGAGGCATTTTTTGAATACGATAACTAGATTACTGATCCGCCTGCCATCATTAGCGTTAAAtaagcttgttttttttttatttaataaaatatggtcAGTACtcttatattatctgtgacgATTGTACCCATTGATGAGTGTATATGAAACCTCAGGATGGACCTGTGCCGGTCAGGTCAGGTCAGTGGAATGTTCATCCTCTGAACCTTCGCTGTGAATTCACGTCTCATTCCAGGATCTTTCAACGCCGGGGCCAGTACATCATCACCGTTCAGTGGTTTCAAACCTGCGGCCAGCACCAGTGGCTTCGGAGCAGCCCCGGCCTTCGGCGCCACCGCCGCCCAGCAACCGGCTACAGGCGGAGGTAACTCGTGGACGCGAGTCTGACTGACCAGCCTTTCCGTCCGTCAGACCGTACCTCATGAGCGCTGAGTCCTATCAGTACACTGTGTTGCGGTtcattatatcaaatacataaatatgttgcCAGCGACATCTGTTGGCTGATAAAAGTTCATCTGCAGGGAACAACCAAACGGGTTTTGTATTGAGACCGCAGCTGGTCGCTTACGATGAGACCGATAGATGTCGCACACGTTCTAGATGGCATTCGAAACTGATTTATGATTTACAGCTTAAATTTcggacaaaaaatataatcatatagtCACCCAGGTGACATTCACCTGGACACGTCCGTCAGCCGCCCGGAGTAACGCTTGTAATGCACCAGGTCTATTCGGCTCCACGAACACGTCGGGCGGTCTATTCGGGGGCACCACGTCCACCTCCTCCGGCTTCGGCTCGTCCGGCTTCGGGTTCGGAGGGACCTCCAGCGGCGGGCTGTTCAACAACACCAGCGGGGGACTGTTCGCCAACAACCAGAACACAAGCGCCTTCGGAGCTAAGCCTGCTACAGGTGAACACCTGGAGATACTCGGTGACACGTGACGCTCGCAGAGGCACAGATAATAAACtgtgcatatatatattaaagccGTCAGTGGTATAGCCGGCACGAAGAGCGGGTCACAGTGTTGCCAAGCATGATTAATATAGTATTCAATGAAGGTGTCACCAGGACAGAGTGCTCCGAAGttgatttttatcattattaccTGTGTCAGGGTTCGGGTTCGGTGCGGGCTCGGCCCCGGCCCCCAGCGGAGGCCTGTTCGGGTCCCAGCCCTCCACCTCCACGGGGATCTTCGGCCAGCAGAACAATACCCTCGGGACGGGCCTGTTCATTAACAGCGCCGGTGAGTCGCTGACACTGTTCACCTCACTACTCGTT
This window harbors:
- the LOC116778306 gene encoding uncharacterized protein LOC116778306; translated protein: MFFHVLLLTGSPLYVFGFGIQLEGLIDLGPKWNYKYKLYPIGTKEFDDIKKTYLEGRKDNDDKSISTENEKRVNVMLSDLKLDKRGLEIEMEPDIRTPGLVTKYDRSQTKQLNVDENIHQKHDNGTEIDTFKEKLQDFLKHIIEKAVKVWDDIVRIVDDEKLQRKVREMKKSYIQQFGGFVKQSENHKLKTKLSSQKFILNTIDTSNRIMQRLVNYLATDNNLAKTLNIFQLEIDREKQLEYLFACKKFGVCRNRKEFSDLLIQILDIILQADNFKLQQAANALTESVKSADFTPTIDDYTQKELRKLIQRIELWGPFELRAMFFVLKNVLEHKNEPFIVFHNKDLQIINKTTAFQEIIDTLNKNVLLSDNAAQFDEVTVKLTKWREGSGSEVQCAFESLVKMIKNGLEKLDSKTAEDVDKNFKLLLKPLRI